The Gopherus evgoodei ecotype Sinaloan lineage chromosome 8, rGopEvg1_v1.p, whole genome shotgun sequence genome includes a region encoding these proteins:
- the RGS16 gene encoding regulator of G-protein signaling 16 isoform X1 → MCRGLTALSTCLERAKLLKTRLGILLHKPELGHEAESFSTSEQGTKLRKTTGHSYTMELRSGESSGSVREREKERGKGRRRPQRNSSEEALEWKKSFDHLLKSKNGVATFHAFLKTEFSEENLEFWLACEEFKKSRSKTKLSSKAHRIFKEFVQNEAPKEVNIDHETREITRKNLTAATTTCFDAAQAKTRTLMEKDSYPRFLKSTSYQGLTEQVISHSTSKRLHT, encoded by the exons ATGTGCCGGGGTTTGACTGCACTTTCCACCTGCTTGGAAAG AGCCAAACTACTCAAGACTCGTTTAGGGATCCTGCTTCATAAACCAGAGTTGGGACATGAGGCTGAGAGCTTCAGCACATCTGAGCAGGGCACCAAACTGAG AAAAACAACTGGCCATAGCTATACGATGGAGCTAAGATCTGGCGAGTCATCTGGAAGtgtaagagagagggagaaagaaagagggaaaggACGGAGAAGACCCCAGAG AAACTCCTCAGAGGAAGCACTAGAATGGAAGAAGTCCTTTGATCACCTGCTGAAGAGTAAAA ATGGGGTGGCTACATTCCATGCCTTCCTGAAGACAGAGTTCAGTGAAGAGAACCTTGAGTTTTGGCTGGCTTGTGAGGAGTTTAAAAAGTCCCGGTCAAAAACTAAACTGTCATCCAAGGCTCACAGGATCTTTAAGGAGTTTGTTCAAAACGAAGCACCTAAAGAG GTGAATATTGACCATGAAACCAGAGAAATAACCCGGAAGAACCTGACAGCGGCTACTACTACTTGTTTCGATGCTGCACAGGCAAAAACCCGCACTTTGATGGAGAAGGATTCCTATCCCAGGTTCCTGAAATCTACCTCCTACCAGGGCTTGACAGAGCAAGTCATCAGCCATAGCACCAGCAAGCGGTTGCATACCTGA
- the RGS16 gene encoding regulator of G-protein signaling 16 isoform X2, protein MCRGLTALSTCLERAKLLKTRLGILLHKPELGHEAESFSTSEQGTKLRNSSEEALEWKKSFDHLLKSKNGVATFHAFLKTEFSEENLEFWLACEEFKKSRSKTKLSSKAHRIFKEFVQNEAPKEVNIDHETREITRKNLTAATTTCFDAAQAKTRTLMEKDSYPRFLKSTSYQGLTEQVISHSTSKRLHT, encoded by the exons ATGTGCCGGGGTTTGACTGCACTTTCCACCTGCTTGGAAAG AGCCAAACTACTCAAGACTCGTTTAGGGATCCTGCTTCATAAACCAGAGTTGGGACATGAGGCTGAGAGCTTCAGCACATCTGAGCAGGGCACCAAACTGAG AAACTCCTCAGAGGAAGCACTAGAATGGAAGAAGTCCTTTGATCACCTGCTGAAGAGTAAAA ATGGGGTGGCTACATTCCATGCCTTCCTGAAGACAGAGTTCAGTGAAGAGAACCTTGAGTTTTGGCTGGCTTGTGAGGAGTTTAAAAAGTCCCGGTCAAAAACTAAACTGTCATCCAAGGCTCACAGGATCTTTAAGGAGTTTGTTCAAAACGAAGCACCTAAAGAG GTGAATATTGACCATGAAACCAGAGAAATAACCCGGAAGAACCTGACAGCGGCTACTACTACTTGTTTCGATGCTGCACAGGCAAAAACCCGCACTTTGATGGAGAAGGATTCCTATCCCAGGTTCCTGAAATCTACCTCCTACCAGGGCTTGACAGAGCAAGTCATCAGCCATAGCACCAGCAAGCGGTTGCATACCTGA